The following proteins come from a genomic window of Malus sylvestris chromosome 4, drMalSylv7.2, whole genome shotgun sequence:
- the LOC126617993 gene encoding SNF2 domain-containing protein CLASSY 4-like — protein sequence MDYSLPVAKRTRRGQELYWKEFYEIWKKNRRGDKVSVSYPERYVKEKNAQRQKSIHGSKKSSPGSSVEYTYVHDSDESEEEARAYASLDVSDEAEEANAKPPTRSKHNKRLGKRNSRNGSKKCTSGCSIKSESIEVSDHGEKTTAGPSTGAKTCQKMLGKQKSSSGSKIWRSRCSLNFESIDDSDDGEEAAAAPSRGAKREKKVGKRKSCEGSTKWRSNCSMDSESINDSDDGEGATAGPSRGAKREKKVGKRKSSGGSRKRRSGCSMDFESIDVSDGGEVPSVEIIGEDSCGENDNDGMDSIDIQSAGSKNGKTSECGPLDLEDSDSDVVYLGEEGVGEGGGGGGDFVSDSSYETDTLLSSEEESAHSDDEDYDPEESESSEFSKESSSSGGDGQQSDESDGEVNIQRTDKRDAKVKKLENVNERERKKGSRKARKRESVEDNVEVIKVHNIDGREVKKGSRKEGKGKSVKGGVEVKKWQHVGKQENKGHMEKLTNRQSMWETKHCNVLNVLVDSIYEKEEVLQEGSDTLGNEALKDERNPPVAQATTLPLKFTFGSTSTQPSVPKKQEMDPEEKELWDYLDFDLKSCEIGSTESHEVENQDPLPTVCEENAAALCKRGIHQLMLDEEIGSRCRFCSYLDQEIKYIVPEFVKYPCERFGARVYEPDNPSIFDELQSLDYGSDPHSGCSSHVHAEGTVWDFIPGVQSSMYSHQREGFEFIWNHIAGGIHVEELKRRSSDYSGNGCIISHAPGTGKTRLTIVFLQTYLKLFPKCRPLLIAPRSMLLTWEEEFKKWEFDIPFHNLNNTELSGEENEAAVDLMMKIDGPKSINRVNNSRMLKLYSWAKERSILGISYQLFEKLSGADHSGAEKKGLAEVMRDILVEFPGLVVFDEGHTPRNNKSHIWKALSEIKTKKRILLSGTPFQNNFQELFNTICVVRPMFAASIDSAKFTGDFLRSRARKSNVEKWQWTSVANCSEKVAAEKEQHATEVKEKIAPFVNVYKGSVLQDSLPGLRNSVVVLHPMQLQKKFHQRIQGVKEQFQYEHLEAINSIHPSLLLHEDAFSGDWDRLKELKLNPDAGVKTKFLMELIRLSDALNERVLVFCQYISPLTLARDLLRSQFHWSEGEEVLYMDGKCDMKQRQSSMKIFNDPSSKAKVLLASTKGCCEGISLVGASRVVLLDVTWNPSVERQAISRAYRLGQKKIVYVYHLLMDGTNEEHKYRRQVDKSRLSELVFSDSDRNDSLEKKIRAVSEDKILEEMAQHEKLKHIFESIALLNEDIYFEQLGLSTFG from the exons ATGGACTACAGCTTGCCAGTAGCAAAGAGAACCAGGCGGGGCCAAGAGTTGTACTGgaaggagttttatgagatctGGAAGAAGAATCGTAGGGGTGACAAGGTCAGTGTGAGTTACCCCGAAAGATATGTGAAAGAAAAGAATGCCCAGAGACAAAAATCCATTCATGGCTCCAAGAAATCGTCGCCTGGAAGTTCAGTGGAGTACACGTATGTACATGATTCTGATGAAAGTGAGGAGGAGGCTAGAGCCTATGCATCACTGGATGTTTCTGATGAGGCTGAGGAGGCCAATGCAAAGCCACCCACAAGAAGTAAACACAATAAAAGGCTTGGGAAGCGAAATTCCCGCAACGGGTCTAAGAAATGCACGTCCGGTTGTTCTATAAAATCCGAGTCTATAGAGGTTTCTGATCATGGTGAGAAGACCACTGCAGGTCCTTCCACAGGAGCTAAAACATGCCAAAAAATGCTTGGGAAACAAAAATCCAGTAGCGGGTCTAAGATATGGAGGTCCAGATGTTCATTGAACTTTGAGTCCATAGATGATTCTGACGATGGTGAGGAGGCCGCTGCAGCTCCCTCTAGAGGAGCTAAACGCGAAAAAAAGGTTGGGAAACGAAAATCCTGTGAAGGGTCTACGAAATGGAGGTCAAATTGTTCAATGGACTCTGAGTCCATAAATGATTCTGATGATGGTGAGGGGGCCACTGCAGGTCCCTCTAGAGGAGCTAAACGCGAAAAAAAGGTTGGGAAACGAAAATCCTCTGGAGGGTCTAGGAAACGGAGGTCTGGTTGTTCAATGGATTTTGAGTCTATAGATGTGTCTGATGGTGGTGAAGTTCCCAGTGTTGAAATCATTGGTGAAGATTCATGTGGAGAAAATGATAATGATGGAATGGATTCTATTGATATACAGAGTGCAGGATCAAAGAATGGAAAAACATCTGAATGTGGTCCACTTGATTTGGAGGATAGTGATTCTGATGTGGTGTATTTAGGTGAAGAAGGAgttggagaaggaggaggaggaggaggagatttTGTTTCTGATAGCTCATATGAAACAGATACCCTCCTGTCTAGTGAAGAGGAAAGCGCTCATTCCGATGATGAGGATTATGACCCAGAAGAGTCAGAAAGTTCTGAGTTTTCTAAGGAGTCGAGTTCTTCTGGCGGAGACGGCCAACAGAGCGATGAAAGTGATGGTGAGGTGAATATCCAAAGAACTGATAAAAGGGATGCTAAGGTGAAGAAACTGGAGAATGTAAATGAAAGGGAGCGAAAAAAGGGAAGCAGGAAAGCCAGAAAGCGGGAAAGTGTAGAGGATAATGTTGAGGTGATAAAGGTACACAATATTGATGGAAGGGAGGTTAAAAAGGGAAGTCGCAAAGAGGGAAAGGGAAAAAGTGTTAAGGGTGGTGTTGAGGTGAAGAAGTGGCAGCATGTTGGGAAACAGGAGAATAAAGGGCATATGGAGAAGCTTACGAACAGACAGTCCATGTGGGAAACCAAACACTGCAATGTTTTAAATGTTCTTGTGGATTCCATCTATGAGAAGGAAGAAGTGCTACAGGAAGGGTCAGATACACTTGggaatgaagctttgaaagatGAAAGAAATCCACCAGTAGCTCAAGCTACCACTCTTCCACTGAAGTTTACTTTTGGATCTACATCTACGCAGCCAAGTGTACCAAAGAAGCAAGAAATGGATccagaagaaaaagaactttGGGATTACCTTGACTTTGATCTCAAATCTTGTGAAATTGGTTCCACTGAATCACATGAG GTTGAGAATCAAGATCCACTCCCCACTGTTTGTGAAGAGAATGCAGCTGCCCTTTGTAAGCGAGGGATTCATCAGCTTATGCTTGATGAAGAGATTGGAAGCAGATGCAGATTTTGCTCTTACTTAGATCAGGAGATCAAGTATATTGTACCAGAATTT GTTAAGTACCCTTGCGAAAGATTTGGTGCAAGAGTCTATGAACCAGACAACCCGTCTATCTTTGATGAGCTTCAATCTCTTGACTATGGTTCCGATCCCCATTCTGGCTGCAGTTCTCACGTTCATGCTGAAGGCACAGTGTGGGACTTCATTCCAGGTGTTCAAAGCAGTATGTATTCTCATCAGCGTGAAGGCTTTGAATTCATCTGGAATCATATAGCTGGTGGAATACATGTTGAGGAGCTGAAAAGAAGAAGCAGTGATTATTCTGGGAATGGATGCATAATTTCACACGCTCCTGGAACTGGAAAGACACGGCTAACCATTGTCTTTCTCCAGACATACCTGAAGTTGTTTCCAAAGTGCAGGCCACTTTTGATAGCTCCTCGCAGCATGCTGCTAACTTGGGAAGAGGAGTTCAAAAAATGGGAGTTTGACATTCCTTTTCACAATCTAAACAACACGGAGTTATCTGGTGAAGAAAACGAAGCAGCTGTTGATTTGATGATGAAAATTGATGGCCCGAAAAGCATAAACAGAGTAAACAACAGCAGAATGTTGAAGCTGTATTCCTGGgccaaggaaagaagcatcctGGGAATCAGTTATCAATTGTTTGAGAAGCTTTCTGGGGCAGATCATTCTGGAGCCGAGAAAAAAGGCCTAGCTGAGGTAATGAGGGATATCCTTGTTGAGTTTCCTGGTCTTGTAGTATTTGATGAAGGCCACACTCCTCGGAATAACAAAAGTCATATTTGGAAGGCTTTATCAGAAATCAAAACTAAAAAGCGGATTCTTCTGTCCGGAACTCCTTTCCAGAATAATTTTCAGGAGCTCTTTAATACAATCTGCGTGGTGAGGCCTATGTTTGCAGCCTCAATCGACTCTGCTAAATTCACTGGAGATTTTCTCAGATCCCGAGCCCGAAAAAGCAACGTAGAGAAGTGGCAGTGGACTTCTGTGGCCAATTGTAGTGAAAAAGTTGCTGCTGAAAAAGAACAACATGCTACAGAGGTCAAAGAAAAGATTGCCCCGTTCGTCAATGTCTACAAGGGTTCTGTACTGCAAGATAGTCTTCCTGGGTTAAGGAACTCCGTTGTTGTTTTACACCCGATGCAGCTACAGAAAAAGTTTCATCAGAGAATTCAAGGTGTAAAGGAACAATTTCAATATGAACACTTGGAAGCTATAAATTCCATTCATCCTTCCCTCTTGCTTCACGAAGATGCATTTTCTGGTGATTGGGATAGGTTAAAAGAACTGAAATTGAATCCTGATGCTGGAGTGAAGACAAAATTTTTGATGGAACTCATTCGTCTCAGTGATGCTTTGAATGAGAGGGTTCTTGTTTTCTGTCAGTATATTAGTCCATTAACTCTTGCAAGGGATCTTCTGAGATCTCAGTTTCACTGGAGTGAAGGGGAAGAAGTGCTCtacatggatggaaaatgtgaTATGAAGCAGCGTCAGTCTTCGATGAAAATTTTCAATGACCCATCCAGTAAAGCAAAGGTTTTACTAGCTTCAACTAAAGGATGCTGCGAAGGCATAAGCCTTGTCGGAGCTTCAAGGGTTGTGTTGCTTGATGTCACTTGGAATCCATCGGTGGAGAGGCAAGCAATATCCCGTGCCTACAGGCTGGGGCAGAAAAAAATTGTCTATGTGTACCACCTCCTCATGGATGGAACGAATGAAGAGCACAAATACCGGCGGCAAGTGGACAAGAGCCGTTTATCTGAGCTGGTGTTTTCTGATTCGGACAGGAATGATTCTCTGGAGAAGAAAATCCGAGCCGTTTCTGAAGATAAGATTTTGGAGGAGATGGCTCAACATGAGAAACTGAAACACATATTCGAGAGCATAGCTTTGCTGAATGAAGACATATATTTTGAGCAGCTAGGCCTCTCAACTTTTGGTTAA